The DNA window GAGGAGGCGTCGCATGTCGAGGGATAACCACGAGCCTCCTCTCTCGCCCACTGCTGCGTCCGTCGTGTCCAACGCAGCGGCCGATCGGCACGCCTCGTCTCCACCGATCCGCGTCACGATGCTCGGTACTGGTACCTCCACCGGCGTGCCCGTATTGGGCTGCTCGTGCGAGGTCTGCTCGTCGGACGATCCCCGCGATACCCGAACCCGCTGCTCTTGTTACGTCCAAGTGGGGAACATGGGCCTCCTCATCGACACCGGCCCCGACTTTCGGCGGCAGGCCCTGCGGGAAGAAATCGGGCGGATCGATGCCGTCTGTTACACCCACCACCACTTCGATCACGTGGTGGGGCTCGACGACCTGCGTCCCTTCTTTTTCGAGAACACGCAGGTGATGCCCTGCTACATGCATCCGGATACCGCGTCCATCCTGCGGGACAACTACGATTACATCTTTGGCGCGGACCCGTACCCCGGCGCCGCAAACGTCGCCATCGAAGAGGTGACCGGCCCGTTCACCGTGCCCAGTCGCTATAACGATGCCCCTCCCGTGCCCGTGGATCCCCTTCTCCTCTACCACGGCCAGACGCCCGTCTACGGCTACCGCATCGGCAGCTTTGCGTATCTCACCGACGTGAACCGCATCCCGGAGGCGAGCTACGAAGCGCTGGAGGAGATCGACGTGCTGGTGCTCGACGCCCTGCGTCCCGACCCACACCCCACCCATTTCTCCTTCGATGAGGCCGTGACAGTGGCCCGGCGCATCGGGGCGCGGCAGACCTACTTTGTGCACATGACCCACAACGTGCGCCACGCCGAGGCCAACGCTCGCCTGCCGGACGACATTCAGCTGGCGTACGACGGGCTGACCCTTCCCGTCTCGTCCCGCACGTCGTCGACGCCGTAAGCTCACGTCTGGAGGTTCGGCGTTGGGCGCAAGAAATCACGGGACAGTGCTACTGCAGCGTCAAGCGTCACTGTACGGGTGTAAGCGAACTAAAAAGCACGTCATTTCGAGTAACGTCAAGATCCCCTCCTGGTGAAGCTGTCTGCTTCGAGGAGGCTTCTCGACTTTGGCAATCTCTGTGTCTTTTCAGATTAATCGTCGGACGCCTCTCGGAGGGAGCGCGCTGGAAATTCTTCATTGTCCGAGTGCGTCAGGCAAGAGGAGCGTATGCGCTCCAGGATTGCCGCGAGCGAGTTTGAAGAATTTCCGCGTGACCGGAGATTGGGGATCTTTGATGCCCGAGGTCAGGCATTTTCTTCACTGGCGTGATCTTTTTAGTCCATTTTTGGATCCAGCCAAAAATGGACGCCTCTTCTGGAAAGAAGCACCGGTGAATGAAGGGAGTAACATCGTACGGCGCTTATTTTCATAATCCCACACAGATTGCCACGCTCGAAGCGACCTGCCGTAGGGATTTTGAGTTCGCAATCAGATTGAGACTTGACAACCCACTACTCTAGCCTGCTAGAGATGGAACCAGTGGCGCCATTGGAGTCCAACGACACTCCGAAGTGGAAGTCTGCCTTCGAACGGTGATGTCAGGAGCGAAGCAGTCACTCCACTCCCTCTGCTCCCACGCGCCCACTCTCTTGCCCTCTCATCGGTTCCACTGCACAATTTCGTCGAGCGACTTCTTGTCGATGTCCGGGACCGTAGCATCTTCTGCCGGATAGCCGACCGGGAAGAGGATGTAGGGTCGCTCGTTCGACGGCCGCCCCAGCAAGTCATTCAGGAAGCCCATGGGAGCGGGCGTGTGCGTGAGTGTCGCGAGGCCCATCTGGTGAAGGGCCGTGATGAACATCCCGCAGGCGATGCCCACGCTCTCCTGCACGTAATAAT is part of the Salinibacter sp. 10B genome and encodes:
- a CDS encoding MBL fold metallo-hydrolase, giving the protein MSRDNHEPPLSPTAASVVSNAAADRHASSPPIRVTMLGTGTSTGVPVLGCSCEVCSSDDPRDTRTRCSCYVQVGNMGLLIDTGPDFRRQALREEIGRIDAVCYTHHHFDHVVGLDDLRPFFFENTQVMPCYMHPDTASILRDNYDYIFGADPYPGAANVAIEEVTGPFTVPSRYNDAPPVPVDPLLLYHGQTPVYGYRIGSFAYLTDVNRIPEASYEALEEIDVLVLDALRPDPHPTHFSFDEAVTVARRIGARQTYFVHMTHNVRHAEANARLPDDIQLAYDGLTLPVSSRTSSTP